TCGCTGCCACCACCCTTGCCCCGGCTCTTGCAAGTGCATGCAGCAGTTCTGTACCGACCTGTCCGCCGGCACCAAATACCAACGTGGTCATACTGGAAAGGTTGGCAAGCGATCAGGCGGCACATCGGCCAGAAATGGTGCGGCTGCGTCCTTGGGAGAGAGCACAGGATTGCTGATCGGCCAGTCGATACCGATCGCAGCATCGTCCCAACGCACGCCGGCATCGGCCTCCTTGACGTAAATATCGGTGCACAGGTAACTGAACAGTGCAGTTTCCGAAAGCACTGCAAAGCCATGTGCAAAGCCCTCCGGTATCCAGACCTGGCGACGGTTCTCAGCGCTCAGCAGGACAGCTGTCCAACGCCCGAAATGCGGCGAGCCGGACCGCAGATCAACCGCAACGTCATACACCTCACCGGCAAGGACGCTGACCAGCTTGCCCTGCGGACGTGGCCACTGATAGTGCAGACCACGCAGGACACTCTTGGCAGATGTGGAAACATTACTCTGCACGAAGTTCTGCGGCAGGCCGTGCTGCTTGAAACGCTCGGCATTCCACGTTTCGAAGAAGTAGCCCCTCGCATCGCCAAAGACTGCTGGCTCGATCACAACGCAGCCAGGCAACGCCGTTTCGATCACTTTCAACGGAGCACTCCACGCTTGGCTAGTGCGTTCAGATACTTACCGTAGTCATTTTTGGCCAACGGCGCCGCAAGGCGCTCCAGCTGTTCGGTGTCGATCCAGCCCTGTCCAAATGCGATTTCCTCGGGACAGCACACCTGCAGCCCCTGACGCATCTGGATGGTCTCGATGAAATTCGCAGCTTCATGAAGTGACTGATGTGTTCCGGTGTCAAGCCAAGCGTACCCACGCCCCAGGGGCTCAAGATGTAGGTTGCCGGCATCGAGATAGCAGCGATTGAGATCGGTGATCTCCAGTTCGCCGCGCGGCGATGGCTTCAACGCGGCTGCATAGTCGCTTGCCCTTCCATCGTAGAAATACAAACCCGTTACCGCATAGTTGGAACGCGGCTTTTCAGGCTTTTCGGCGATATCGATCACCTTGCCCAGCGCATCGAATTCGGCGACACCGTAGCGCTCCGGATCATTGACCCAGTAACCGAAGACAGTAGCCCCCTGCTCTCGTGCATCTGCGCGGCGCAGGGTCTCGGTCAGGCCATGCCCATGGAAGATGTTGTCGCCCAATATCAGGCAGCTCGGCTTTCC
The window above is part of the Xanthomonas campestris pv. badrii genome. Proteins encoded here:
- the rfbC gene encoding dTDP-4-dehydrorhamnose 3,5-epimerase, producing the protein MKVIETALPGCVVIEPAVFGDARGYFFETWNAERFKQHGLPQNFVQSNVSTSAKSVLRGLHYQWPRPQGKLVSVLAGEVYDVAVDLRSGSPHFGRWTAVLLSAENRRQVWIPEGFAHGFAVLSETALFSYLCTDIYVKEADAGVRWDDAAIGIDWPISNPVLSPKDAAAPFLADVPPDRLPTFPV
- the rfbA gene encoding glucose-1-phosphate thymidylyltransferase RfbA, which translates into the protein MTQRKGIILAGGSGTRLYPITKGVSKQLLPVYDKPMIYYPLSVLMLAGIRDILIINTPHEQALFQSLLGDGSQWGVNIQYAVQPSPDGLAQAYLIGRDFVDGKPSCLILGDNIFHGHGLTETLRRADAREQGATVFGYWVNDPERYGVAEFDALGKVIDIAEKPEKPRSNYAVTGLYFYDGRASDYAAALKPSPRGELEITDLNRCYLDAGNLHLEPLGRGYAWLDTGTHQSLHEAANFIETIQMRQGLQVCCPEEIAFGQGWIDTEQLERLAAPLAKNDYGKYLNALAKRGVLR